Proteins co-encoded in one Flavivirga eckloniae genomic window:
- a CDS encoding acyl-CoA-binding protein encodes MGEKDLDIEFLKAVDRVNAHTDPFPADTLLKLYAYYKKATNDYGRPRSKKPIINAFKTNALFQAKNISEDEAKRLYIDLVNSYFLYRE; translated from the coding sequence ATGGGCGAAAAAGATTTAGACATAGAGTTTCTTAAAGCAGTAGACAGGGTGAATGCTCATACCGATCCATTTCCAGCTGATACACTTTTGAAATTATATGCATACTACAAAAAAGCTACTAACGATTATGGTAGACCTCGAAGCAAAAAACCCATAATTAATGCTTTTAAAACCAATGCGTTATTTCAAGCTAAAAACATTAGCGAAGATGAAGCTAAACGCTTGTATATAGACTTGGTTAATAGTTATTTCTTGTATAGAGAGTAA
- a CDS encoding phosphatidylserine decarboxylase family protein, with translation MFHKEGHKIIIITFVFTIASSLLVDNFIQIGWLRMLILIVLLVFLILILQFFRNPKRHTSLNSKQVVSPVDGKVVVIEEVFEKEYFKEKRLQVSVFMSPINVHVTRYPIGGNVIFSKYHPGKYLVAWHPKASEENERTTVVVENETYGKVLYRQIAGALAKRIVNYAKLNDKAQQGGDSGFIKFGSRVDLFLPLDTNIKVQLNQKVRGGESVIAEI, from the coding sequence ATGTTTCATAAAGAAGGCCATAAAATTATAATTATAACTTTTGTATTTACAATTGCATCCTCTTTATTAGTTGATAATTTCATTCAAATTGGATGGTTGAGAATGCTTATTCTAATTGTACTGCTTGTATTTTTAATACTTATACTTCAGTTTTTTAGAAACCCTAAACGACATACCTCACTTAATAGTAAACAAGTGGTTTCTCCTGTTGATGGAAAAGTTGTTGTTATTGAAGAAGTTTTTGAAAAAGAATACTTTAAAGAAAAACGCTTGCAAGTAAGCGTTTTTATGTCTCCAATAAATGTACATGTTACGCGTTACCCTATTGGTGGAAATGTTATTTTTAGCAAATATCATCCCGGCAAATATTTAGTGGCATGGCACCCTAAAGCAAGCGAAGAAAACGAACGCACAACTGTTGTGGTAGAAAATGAAACCTACGGTAAAGTGCTTTACAGACAGATTGCAGGTGCTTTAGCAAAACGCATTGTAAACTATGCCAAACTAAATGATAAAGCCCAACAAGGGGGCGATAGTGGTTTTATTAAATTTGGATCGAGAGTAGATTTATTTTTACCTCTGGACACCAATATAAAAGTACAACTTAACCAAAAAGTTCGCGGTGGCGAAAGTGTTATTGCAGAAATCTAA
- a CDS encoding phosphatidate cytidylyltransferase, translating to MKEILIRSLSGLLYVLLLILCLNYEQLLIVLFFGFGLVCMGEFKKLIHLKSIIPYIIFIILYAVFGYWQSVLNTDKGLDEATQILMVVTIFVELFLIKDLFSEKTIPLFASKRFILTTFYISSAFVFLVLIANYNEDYDPNILLGSFILVWVNDTFAYLVGKNFGKQKLFEKISPKKTVEGFLGGLFFSCVASYFIATFTGLLGFTSWLILSIIISVFGTLGDLIESKFKRQANVKDSGVIMPGHGGLLDRLDSIIFAAPFIYLFLRLLQYVS from the coding sequence ATGAAAGAAATTCTTATTCGGTCACTTTCTGGACTACTCTATGTCTTGCTATTAATTCTATGCCTGAATTACGAACAATTATTAATAGTACTTTTTTTTGGTTTTGGATTGGTTTGTATGGGCGAGTTTAAAAAACTCATTCACCTAAAAAGTATTATCCCTTACATTATTTTTATTATACTGTATGCTGTTTTCGGTTATTGGCAATCGGTTTTAAATACAGATAAGGGTTTAGATGAAGCTACTCAAATTCTTATGGTGGTTACCATTTTTGTCGAGCTGTTTTTAATAAAAGATTTATTCTCGGAGAAAACAATTCCGCTCTTTGCTTCTAAACGGTTTATACTTACAACATTTTATATATCCAGTGCTTTTGTATTTTTAGTTTTAATAGCCAATTATAACGAAGACTACGATCCGAACATTTTATTAGGGTCTTTTATTCTAGTTTGGGTAAACGATACATTTGCCTATTTAGTTGGCAAAAACTTTGGAAAACAAAAGCTTTTTGAAAAGATTTCGCCTAAAAAAACCGTAGAAGGTTTTCTTGGCGGATTATTTTTTTCGTGTGTAGCAAGCTATTTTATTGCTACCTTTACGGGGTTATTAGGCTTTACAAGTTGGCTAATTTTAAGCATTATAATAAGTGTTTTCGGTACTCTAGGAGATTTAATAGAGTCTAAGTTTAAGAGACAAGCCAATGTTAAAGATAGTGGTGTAATTATGCCTGGACACGGTGGATTATTAGATCGACTGGACAGTATTATTTTTGCAGCACCTTTTATATATTTATTTTTAAGACTTTTACAATATGTTTCATAA